agcgGATGTGCGACCAGTTCAaattggacagtttgcacctgaactggagggggactaacatccttgccggtaggttagcaagttctgcTCCGGGGATTTTAAACTAcattgcagggggaggggaaccagagtgttagagcagatagtgaagtggaggaggataagggtcatgcgagcactgcttgtatagacagatatcaatggtttgtacgtgatagaaatgttctcaggtgcatctatttcgatgcaaggagtattgtaggtaaggcagatgagtttagggcgtggACTGGCACATGAAGATTTctacattattgctattagtaagacttggtttgcaggaagggcaggacttGCAGCTTCATGTTCTGGGTTtccattgtttcagacgtgatagggggtagggatgaaagggggaggagtggcattactagtcagggagaatatcacagctgtgcgtagacgggaCTGCCTGGAGGGCTCATCTACAAAGGCCATACGGGTGGAGCTGAGGAGCGGGAAAGGTGCGACCACACGAATAGGGTTGTAtgatagaccgcccaatagtcagagagaattggaggagcaaatctgcagagagttagcagaccgatgtaagaaacagaaagatgTAAtcataggggattttaacttcccacatattgaccTGGACTCCCACTCTGTgaaagggttagatggcgtggagtttgtcaaatgtgttcaggaaagttttttaaatcaatatattgaggtaccaacgagagagggtgcagtacctgatctcctattagggaaccagacaggtcaggtgacagaagtatgtgtaagtgaacattttgggtccagtgaccataatgtcattagtttcaagataattatggataaggataggactggtccaccagttaaggttctgaattggagaagggccaattttgttgaaatgagaaaggatccgggaagagtggattgggtgttttctggcaaggatgtgttcagtaagtggaacgccttcaaaggagaaattttgagagtgcagagtttgcatgttcctgccaggattaaaggcaaagttaacaggcctagggaaccttggttttcaggggatattggcgatctggttcaGTAGGTGTTtcgcaggtataggcaacaaggaacaaatgagctacttgaagagtatagaaaatgtaagggaatcaggaaggcaaaaagaagacatgaggatgctttggcagataatgtgaaggtaaacccgaagggtttctacaagtatattgagagtaaaaggatagtaaaggacaaaattggtcccctagaagatcagagtggtcgtctatgtgtggagcctcacgagatggggaagatcttaaacagtttttatttttgcatcagtgtttactcaggaaactggcatagcgtatatggaattaaggcaaacaaacagtagtgtcTTGGAACAtacagagattaaagaggaggagctgcttgctgccttgcagtgaataaaggtagatacATCTccaggcctgacatgatattttctcggaccttgagagagactggtgtagaaattgcagcggccctggcagaaatatttaaaatgtccttaccACGGGTGAGGTgcgggaggattggagggttgctcatgtagttccgttgtttgaaaaaggcttcaaaagtacaccaggtaattacaggccagtaagcctgacatcagtagtaggtaaattattggaatgtgttctgagagatcggatatacagggatttggacaaccaagggctgattaaagatagtcaacatggctttgtgtgtggtagatcatgtttaatgaatctcctagtgtttttcgaggaggttaccaagaatgcatataaaggaaaggctgtggatgttgtctacattgacttttgtaagggctttgacaaggtcccacgtaaTAAGTTAGTTCAAAAGgtccagacactaggtatccatggagaggttataaactggattcgaattggctgtttcagagaagacagagagtggtagtggatgattgcttctcagactggaggcctgtgactagtggtgggcctcagggatctgtgctgggaccattgttgtttgttgtccatatcaatgatctagatgatattgtgataaattggatcagcaggtttgtggatgacactaagatagaggcgttgtggacagcgaggaaagctttcaaagcttgcagagggatctggaccaattggaagaatgggccagaaaatggcagatggaacttataACATatgacatataaccatataacaattacagcacggaaacaggccatctcagcctttctggtctgtgccgaatgcttactctcacctagtcccacctacctgcactcaacccataaccccccattccattcctttcctgtccatatacctatccactttttttttaaatgacaaaactgaacccgcctctaccacttctactggaagttcgttccacacagctaccactctctgcgtaaagaatTTCTCCCTTGTGTTACCAATAAACTTTTGCCCTTTCACTCTCAACTCATTCCCTCTTGTTCGAATCTCCgcgactctcaatggaaaaagactatccacgtcaactctatctatcccctcataattttacatacttctatcaagttccccctcaaccttctacgctccaaagaataaagacctaacttcttcattaggtgctgaaacccaggtaacattctagtaaatttattctatactctctctattttgttgacatctttcctataattcggtcaccagaactgtacacaatactccaaatttggccttaccaatgccttgtacaattttaacattacaccccaactcctgtactcaatgctctgatttataaaggccagcataccaaaagctttcttcaccaccctatccacatgagattccaccttcagggaactatgcaccattattcctagatcactctgttctgctgcattcctcaatgccctaccatttaccatatatgtcctttttggattattcctaccagaatgtatcacctcacacatatcagcattaaactccatctgctatctttcagccaacacttctaactggcctaaatctttgaacaacaagctttgaaaaccttcattatccacaacgtcacctatcttagtattatctgcataccttctaatccaatttaccactccatcatccagatcattaatgtatatgacaaacaacattggactcagtacagatccctgaggcacgccactagtcaccactttaatgcagacaagtgtgaggtgttgcattttggaaggacagatcaaggtaggacatactcagtaaatggtagggcactgaggagtatggaggaacaaagggatctgggagttcagatacataattccctgaaagtggcgtcacaggtagacagggttgtaaagaaggcttttggcatcctggcattcataaatcaaagtattgagtataggagttgggatgttctgatgaagttgtataggacattggtaaggccaaatatggagtattgtgtgcagttctgatcacctataggaaggatatcagtaagtttgaaaaagtgccgagaagatttactaggatgttgccgggtcttcaggagttgagttacaaggaaagattgaacagattaggactttattccttggagtgcagaAGAATGCGGGGAGATTTAAAGAGGTTTACAAAactctgaggggtatagacagggtaaatgcgaataggctctttccacatagattaggagagataaatttcAGGAGGACTTggcttcagggtgaaaggggaaaggtttagggggaacttcttcactgagagagtggtgagagtatggaacgagctgccatttgATGTAGAAGatgtggactcactcttaagctttaagaataaattggatagatacatggatgggagaggtctggagggttatggactgggtgcaggtcaatgggactagaggaataaagttttggcacagagcagaagggccgaaaggcttgttttctgtgcgctggtgttttatgattttatgattctaagaagggggatggggaggagagttcacACAGGCGGAATggggatggggtagagggatcccacaggaggaagcgggatgggaagGGATACCactggaggaaaggggatggggagaggatcccacaggaaaaagggatggggaagggagatcccacaggaggaatggggatgtggaagagagatcccacagcaggatgagcgatggggaagagagatctcacaggaggattaGGAAAGAGTAATAGacagcccacaggaggaatggggatgggggcgagattccaaagaatggaagggggtttgggatgagaggtcccacaggagaattccaagggtaaacgataatcgtacaagacgagaggatgcaTACATTTTTGTATGTGTTTGTTGGTTCTGAACAGAGGCCCAGAGGAGATGCGCCCTCTCTCTCTGCGTATCTggaagtgagcaaagtcacacatggggaagggcaggtgaggaaaatctcacaatggtattcctttccttctcactgggacagtctgctgacggtctcttgtccctcaccgggaagggggtgtgaatctctgaccaacctgctgcagtcagtgtcagtctgggtgacagtaacagtgagaaggaacattgtcaatggacgtgtcacaggcagcgagaaacacggccattcctgtgatttactaccattaaaccaatggctgtcgttcactgatctgatgaaatctccaacatcccttcacaaggagccacagaaccctcccgtccttggggaattactgaccgatcccctgggcatttgtcacaattcttcacaatcagatttactacagttttacccaaatccctttacacTGAAAGAACACAATGATCTGAGATCAGAGTGGGAGATaagtcaagttacctcaactcctggcacttgtgcagcccgggtcccagccgatggactccttcacactgaatgaggcagttctccaggtcgaggtgttttattgtatcacagaatccgatggcatgagacaggaccgtgcagtcaatcggggtcagtgtcattccactgaatgaaagtgtttccacagatcccagtgcgtcCTGAGCCAGTCcatgattctgagactcaaacaggtagtgaaatgtgttcaggaggctccttttaccagatTCACTCCAtatgtttccactctggcgtttaacctcctccttcacccagtcaatcacccggcaggttgtttgatgagggaatggacccagaaactcctccaggccccgagctgtctttggggaggagagaccagcaacaaaacggagaaatacctcaaatcgcccatctgtcgtgttgtggacttcagtgaggaatttcaggatatccctgggatgtggattcaggaattgtgtgactgcagctacaaactcttggatagtgaggtgtgggaatgtgtacaccacgcttcGGGCATAATCCtttctttccaaaagctccatcaggaacccggacaggaactgggaaggctgcagattgtacttgatcaaatctccatctgtaaacacaatcttcttctcggacactccactgaaggccatctgaccaaccctgagtaacacatcacgtgggttctcaatctcacggccttggtttttcaggatgttgtaaatatagtaggagtacagttgggtgatggtcttgggaactcgctgtgggtccctgactctttgtgtgaagaagggaccCAGTGCccgagcgaggatccagcagtaggaggggttgtagctcatggtgtacaggatctcgttctccttcacgtgtttgaaaactgCTTCCGCCACTGACTGATCTTCAAATTGcttgatgaaatattccttccgttcctctgcgccaaatcccaggatttcagcccagacactgatctcagccttttccaataaaagcaacgcagtgggacgggtggtcaccagcactgaacaccctgggagcagcttgccctggattaaactgtacacaatgtcagacacttcacaccaccactcaggatctgggcactggtgcttgggttctgtatctctccgactgtcagcaaaatcgattctgtgtttgaattcattcaaaccatcgaatataaacagcaatccctctgggttcttccagacctctctcagtaaattccgaaagtaaggatactgatccagaatcagttccctcaggtttattctgcagtttaTAGAGTTTAAATCTCGAAATTTGAAACTGAAAAcgaactggaattgttggtatattttccccgtggcccaatcataaacaatcttttgtaccattgttgttttcccgattccTGGCACTCCAGCTACTTCTGCAGAACTCCgggatttggatttactccgggaaaagctactctggaacaactgatccgcccggattttttccagctcaaCACGgagatgtttttctctccactcctcgtggtctctacctcttgccagcagctcatgttccaccagtctccgatctcgaatagtagaaatgaccgtgagctcagcatATCCATCAACCAGCTGGAacaccttcaccttctccctcatccggatcgtgttcactctcagtgtttcagttcgTTCCCGAAGAGTTTCCTTGTGTTTCTTTTGAACATCTTcaatgggaacagagaacatagtcaCAATCCATCAGAAAAGAGATCCATTACGCTTGTCAAAAAACACTGTTGAACACTGCAAAGGGATCTCTGTGATGATATTGCTGGAATTCAACGTTTCTACGGATGACAGTGTGGACAATAGAACTTGGTTTTAGGCAATGGACACGGTGGTATTCAATGACCAGGAAAATATTAGGCTTGTACAATCTAATATTCAGCGAACAGTGAAAGTGAAAGTTCCCACTACTATTTCATTATATCCTTCCTGCTCACGTAACGGCATATGTGATTTCCCTGTCCAGAGGCTCTTTCTGACACCCAATGATTCTTGATAGATCCTCAATAATGACTCCACAATCTCGTTCATATCATCCCCTTCCTGATGGGCCACTCAGGCGTCCTGGTGGTCTCATCCCTCGTAATTCACCGCCCTGATCTTGTCTGAAAATTTCACATCAGTTCTTCAACTCTCGGCAAGGCCCTTTTTACCCAACACCACAGTCATATTACTGCACTGGAATCACTCAATAAAGTTTTGAATTAACACATTTAATTCCCATCCATAGGCAAATTCGGCACGTCACTACTTCTCGGTCTGTCTAACATGCTCCAACGCAAATGACCACATGGAACCTCTGCTCCTTCACTTTTTGCCATTCTGCTTCACCACACTTCCGCAATCTCCAGTGATAGCCCTCTGGATCTGAACTATAATATTCATTCCCGAAAGCTCCCCAAACTCTTCCCAAAATCTATGTCATTGTTGTATTTGTTATCTGGGGTATTGCACGCATACTTTGGGACAGAAGGTGAAAAATATGGCAGAGATTCCATGAAAAAATCCATATTGATTAAGCTGGGAAACTGTGGTCTCACTAGTTCACTTGCAAACGTTCCTGTTGCACTGCAACAAAGAGGGAACCAAACGAGTTTCTGAGATGAGGAATTTTGGTTGCAGGATGTGCTCACTGTATTTCTTTGGCTAATAAGCTGGTCTCTCTTTGTCTGCATCGCAATGTTATAAATCAAAGCTGATATACAGGAAAAGAAGCGTCTTACAGTTAGCACAATAATTTGGGATCAGTTGAAACTATGAACCAAGGGGAGACATAAGCGTCATTTACCTCTATCAATCAGGTTAACAGAACTCTGGTCAACCATGGGAGTATGCATTATAAAGGGATGTAATACTGACAAAATTAGGAAATGAATGCACTTTCATGGACACAGGAAATCTGGGAAGTGGCAAATATTATTTTGGATTCTTTCACTTGGGCGCTGATTTTATTGGACCATGGTGCTTTCTTATTCCCTTTCTAATTTCTCTCTCTGAAACTGCACCTGGATCCAAATCTAGTTTTAACATATTTACCAGCGACGGGTTAGATTCACAAATCCTGTCTATTAACGCAATAAACAATAAATGTAAGTTCATGTTACAAATCTGAGATGACATCTCAATCAAAATACCCACATTTTGAAGAGAATGCTCATCGATTTAACCGTGAAGCGGAAGCCAACTTACACATGAACTTTGTTCCTTCCTTGCAGAAAGAGTGCAACCACTTCGATTCCGTTATGCCACAGGAAAGACAGGAGTAGATATATCACACAAAGCTATTATGAGTGAAACTGTTGTCATGGAAGTGTATTCTGACTTCctaaaaataaatctgaattgcCTTATTATAAGAGCTTGAAGAGGGTATAAATTTTAAAGTGCATCGAGGAGAGATGATGTTCTTTCATGTatttaaacattttaaatatGGATAATGAAGGTGAGATTCATAGCAGTTATTGGGGAGAAGAACAGATGATTTGGACATAGATATCCTGAGGTAGGTGAGGGATGATTTCGATTGTATACCACAGCGCTGATTGAAGGTTATTCTTTACCCTATAAGCCGGAGTCTTTCAAAAGAGAATAGTGCGAGTTTGGGGCCAATGAGTGAAAGGCGTGAAAGTATTTCACGTGTTAGGCGTGAAAGGTGTAAATTGTAACGAACGTTGAAAATCAAGGTATATCAATGGTTTTACTGATAAAAGGTGCTGACTTCAGATTAAAGAATAAGAAAAAACAAAGAACATGTTTTGCGAAGAGTAGAGCAGAAGTACTTCAAATGAATTATGAGACCAGCCTGGGACATGGCATGATGATGTTCACGAAAAATGCCAAAGCGTTTTGTGAATATATTACAGGCAAGGGAGGTTCAGTGTATCAGGACACTCCAAGAGTACATGGAAGTTGAGTGTATGAGGAATCATCCAGTGGTGAATGCAGGGATCGACAATGTACTGGGACACTTCGGAGAGTGCAAGGTGCTTCACAGTGTGTTAAGATCAAGGCTGGGCTGTCTGTAGTTTTACAGGGCATCAACACTCTGCCAGAGGTCTATGCAGACCATGGTCGTAAACTGGATGAAATGAAGTATAGTTTAATATTCGTGCCAATTGTGAGACTCGAGCTGAAGGAAATGCTTAATAATAtttttagagatatagcacagtaacatcccattcctgcccttgtgcccacactgcccaattataccaatgtgaccaattaacctactgacctgtaCATCTGGGCATGGACTGAttgaggatagtcagcatggcttcatgtgtgATAAGACATGGCTAACTTATAGAGTTCTTccaagaagttaccaggaaagttgataaaggccaggcagtggatgttgcctacatagactttagtaaagcatttgacaaggccccacatgggaggttggtcacgaAGGTTCAattgctcggcattcaagatgaggtagtaaattggactaGACACTGGCTCTGTCGCATCAGCCAGATAGAGTGGCAATCGATGTTTGTCTTTCTGATTGGAGACCGGTGACTTGAGAGTTCCAGGGATTATTGTCGGGTcccttgttgtttgtcatctatatcggaGATCTGTATAATAATGTAACTAACTGAATCAGCACATTTCCGATGACATCGATATTGGGAGTGTAGTCGACAGCGAAGAAGCCTATTATGactaacagagggatctggaacgtatgggaaaatgggctgaaaatgcagATAAAAATTATtccagacaagtgcaaggtgttgcactttggcaggaccaACTAGGGTcgtacacagtgaacagtaggggaTTGTAGGGTGTAGTAGAAcgaaaggatctgggaataaagGACCATAATTCATTGTaattggcatcacaggtagacagggtcttaaagaaagcttttggcacactggcctgcACAAACCaaagtattgagcacaggagttgggatgttatgttgaagttgtgtaaggcctgctgaggcctaatttggagtattatgtgaagTTTCGTTgacctacaggaaaaatgaaaATACGGGTCAATGAGTACATGGACGTTGCCGGGTCtgaaagacctgagttataacgaAAGTTTTAATAGAATAGGATGTAATCCTTGGAACacagaaaattgagaggagagtcaatagaggtatacaaaattatggggggtataGATAAGGAAAATGTAAGCAAGCTTTTCCCACTGACAATATGGGGACTACAACTAGTCGCCATGGTGAACATTTTAAGGGGACATTCAACTCGTCTCATTGCCCAAGACACCGGGACAACCAGTGGTCTGTCTCCTGATCCATTCTGTAAATCTATCACTCCACTCAGATGTTTGTCAGAGTGTGAAACACGATGCCAGCACAATTAGTTCACACAACCTATATTTCAACACACTAGAGGTTTgattaggtacatggatagaggtaattgggagtaggcagtttaagtggttcagcAGAGTCGATGTGCAGAACTTTTCCATGACTCCGTCTTTAGAATGTGCACGAAACCGGATCATCCAGGAGAATCCCTCGCGGTCACGGAGAGACAGTACAAGCTCCTTTCAGACTGCAGCGGGAACTGAACCGAGATCACTGATGCTCAAAAGCAGTACTCTAacagcaatagacaataggtacaggagtaggccattcgacccttctagccaccaccgccattcactgtgatcatggctgatcatacataatcagtaccccgttcctgccctctccccatatcccttgaccccgctatctataagagctctatctaactctctcttgaaagcatccagagacttggtctccactgccttcttgggcagagcattccacatatccaccactctctgggtgaaaaagttttttccgcatctctgttctaaatggcctaccccttattcttaaactgtggcctctagttctggtcccacccatcagcgggaacatttttcctgcctgcAGCGTGTCCAATCACTTAACAACAATGCTACCATGTCGTCCTAAACATGGAAGACTTCACGATTCTTCCGCTCTCAGACAATATGGGATTTGCTGCTGTATCAACAGCCAGCATTGTTGGGATTCACAACACATCAGCAGACTGCCAGCAACTTCCGGGTGTTTCTTTGGCAGCAGGACCTTGCTGGGTGTCGATGCCTGAGTGACTCTTATGGCTGAATAGCTGAAATACTGAACAGAGTTATTTGCACAAAATGTCAGAAATGGTCTGAAGTGCAACTTCAGCTCAATACCAATTCACTGATAGTGATTTCCAGTCAAGACCATCCTTTCCACAAACACTGACAGCTGGGCTCCTAGTTTCAGCAATCTGTGAACAATCGCTGTTCAACAGCATTCCTGCCGTTATCAGTTTGAATCGTTTATTTCATCACTCACCCTTGAGTTGCGAGGATAAATCACAAAAGCCTCGGGTGATATTCATGCCTTCATATGGATCAGGACCTGTTGACATTGAAAAACTTTCATGAAATTGGGTCCAATGTGCATTGTTAAATCTGGAAAGTTGCAATCTGATTTAGTGTGTTATTTCACTGTACCGAATTCCTGGATTTCCTTCAGTATCTTGTTCAACTTTGGTAACTCCTTCCTCATTTCCACAAAGGATTTCCACATATCCCTCCGGGCCTGGGcgcctttctccatcaccagacTGAAGAAGAGTTTGGAACTCTCCGTCCGGTTTC
The DNA window shown above is from Hemitrygon akajei unplaced genomic scaffold, sHemAka1.3 Scf000077, whole genome shotgun sequence and carries:
- the LOC140722434 gene encoding NACHT, LRR and PYD domains-containing protein 3-like, translating into MATGGKTNWLRKAFERFLAGKSSREDDRDTGSKLPKQGQIESNVPMESDPTAEEEEQIQPRDSGIRDTDQESGTCTSETTAYQLGGSLNTELSNPQQRADSKTTEMGGTSAKTQPENLSQGEVDDATKSKPSGSFEHAAESQKVENPIPNMAEGVNKDGDPVRSKAGEDTDPKSTISDLLTQCEDYQLLHLTNFYRERLKPAIEERVERLSFMLRQEGQFSEQEHKEVTELVERRNRTESSKLFFSLVMEKGAQARRDMWKSFVEMRKELPKLNKILKEIQEFGPDPYEGMNITRGFCDLSSQLKDVQKKHKETLRERTETLRVNTIRMREKVKVFQLVDGYAELTVISTIRDRRLVEHELLARGRDHEEWREKHLRVELEKIRADQLFQSSFSRSKSKSRSSAEVAGVPGIGKTTMVQKIVYDWATGKIYQQFQFVFSFKFRDLNSINCRINLRELILDQYPYFRNLLREVWKNPEGLLFIFDGLNEFKHRIDFADSRRDTEPKHQCPDPEWWCEVSDIVYSLIQGKLLPGCSVLVTTRPTALLLLEKAEISVWAEILGFGAEERKEYFIKQFEDQSVAEAVFKHVKENEILYTMSYNPSYCWILARALGPFFTQRVRDPQRVPKTITQLYSYYIYNILKNQGREIENPRDVLLRVGQMAFSGVSEKKIVFTDGDLIKYNLQPSQFLSGFLMELLERKDYARSVVYTFPHLTIQEFVAAVTQFLNPHPRDILKFLTEVHNTTDGRFEVFLRFVAGLSSPKTARGLEEFLGPFPHQTTCRVIDWVKEEVKRQSGNIWSESGKRSLLNTFHYLFESQNHGLAQDALGSVETLSFSGMTLTPIDCTVLSHAIGFCDTIKHLDLENCLIQCEGVHRLGPGLHKCQELRLGRNVLRDSGVKLVSAALRNPECKIQKLGLEKVGLTDSGAEDLASALSTNPSLTELDLSGNKLGDSGVKLVSAALRNPECKIQKLELESVGLTDSGAEDLASGLRTNPSLTELYLTGNKLGDSGVKLVSVALRNPECKIQKLQLINVGLTDSGAEDLVSALSTNPSLTELDLSGNKLGDSGVKLVSEALRNPECKIQKLVLWGVGLTDSGAEDLVSALSTKPSLTELYLASNSLTDRSVPALRRLILTLPSLEVILLRVNWFSETGEKELRSLQGRPGLTVNI